A stretch of the Engraulis encrasicolus isolate BLACKSEA-1 chromosome 19, IST_EnEncr_1.0, whole genome shotgun sequence genome encodes the following:
- the LOC134435262 gene encoding 14-3-3 protein zeta/delta-like, with protein sequence MDKTDLIQKAKLAEQAERYDDMAASMKEVTEMGAELSNEERNLLSVAYKNVVGARRSAWRVISSIEQKTEGSEKKLQMVKEYREKVEGELREICNDVLELLNKYLIENSKQPESKVFYLKMKGDYYRYLAEVAAGDDKKATIGNSQEAYQEAYTISTEQMQPTHPIRLGLALNFSVFYYEILNSPEKACELAKTAFDEAISELDTLNEESYKDSTLIMQLLRDNLTLWTSDNAADEGEGGEGGEN encoded by the exons ATGGATAAAACGGATCTTATTCAGAAGGCAAAGCTGGCCGAGCAGGCCGAGCGCTACGACGACATGGCTGCGTCCATGAAGGAGGTGACGGAGATGGGAGCCGAACTGTCCAACGAGGAGAGAAACCTGCTCTCTGTCGCCTACAAGAACGTGGTCGGGGCACGGAGATCAGCGTGGAGAGTCATCTCCAGCATCGAACAGAAGACGGAGGGCAGCGAGAAGAAGCTCCAGATGGTTAAGGAATATCGGGAGAAAGTGGAGGGAGAGCTGAGAGAAATCTGCAACGACGTGTTG GAACTGCTGAACAAATATTTAATCGAGAACTCCAAGCAGCCAGAAAGCAAAGTCTTCTACCTGAAGATGAAGGGCGACTACTACAGATATCTGGCTGAGGTCGCCGCAGGAGACGACAAGAAAG CGACCATCGGCAACTCTCAGGAAGCCTACCAGGAGGCGTACACCATCAGTACTGAGCAGATGCAGCCTACGCACCCCATCCGCCTCGGCCTGGCCCTCAACTTCTCCGTCTTCTACTACGAGATCCTCAACTCCCCAGAGAAGGCCTGCGAGCTGGCCAAAACG GCTTTCGATGAAGCCATATCAGAGCTGGATACACTGAACGAAGAGTCCTACAAAGACAGCACTCTCATCATGCAGCTACTAAGAGACAATCTGACA TTATGGACCTCTGACAACGCGGCAGATGAAGGAGAGGGAGGCGAAGGGGGCGAGAACTAA